One segment of Triticum aestivum cultivar Chinese Spring chromosome 2A, IWGSC CS RefSeq v2.1, whole genome shotgun sequence DNA contains the following:
- the LOC123187408 gene encoding NACHT, LRR and PYD domains-containing protein 4C isoform X1: MAAVRAKAAPPTLLSLCLQAVAAHLTADAAGAGRSGGCSAHFDGFVQEHEEEGGGGHLAPEQVAEALPWELLHQLASSLPSFALELLHHGAHARCCSSTSLTDRFGKADGNRRGTKRSRCEDFNTAWQALFESRWPLHDNTGHDDLVTVDWQQQYWEKHLQECLDEAAEAALLPSFRGSIGELSMSDKIMSSVYLSENISQQYSRLSYQWTILGSYARCLRFQNVLCTAEVCDMLQHSRLEILVFVRIISEHEVNGVCLLLSCHAKTLLSLEFIHCQLYPAVMDKVCTSLCQPGSQNYKIQSISIKSSPISESKSLTTSAGLLNFLSYAKCLQLLSFNDAKMQPSFAKMIIRTLLEFSSGLQTLDMSENNFAGWFSTVDRSSTSLSSALKSNTSLNSLTVLNLKGNNLQEGDMEDVCKILAKMSSLISLDISDNPITDEGIRYLIPFLELALQRGNPLRRLRAENCDLSSFGVTKLLDCLASINKPLDMLSIADNHLGSSVAATLVKFLGSHVRELNVEDIGLGPIGFQILEEALPRKVKLSHINISKNRGGIGTAHFISRLILQAPNLVSVDAGSNLLPPESLEVICNALKQTTCNLTRLDLMGNLQLSSDIFPAVFEFKKRGKPILLVPLQQGSCAPYDADP; encoded by the exons ATGGCTGCTGTCCGCGCGAAGGCGGCGCCGCCCACTCTGCTGTCGCTGTGCTTGCAGGCGGTCGCCGCGCATCTCACCGCCGACGCAGCCGGCGCGGGTCGATCTGGTGGGTGCAGCGCTCATTTCGACGGGTTCGTCCAGGAGCACGAGGAGGAGGGGGGTGGCGGCCACCTCGCGCCGGAGCAGGTCGCGGAGGCGCTGCCTTGGGAGCTTCTCCACCAGCTGGCGTCTTCTCTGCCGTCGTTCGCTCTCGAACTGCTCCATCACGGCGCCCATGCCCG ATGCTGCTCTTCCACTTCCCTTACGGATCGATTCGGAAAGGCCGACGGCAATAGACGTGGGACTAAACGTTCAAG GTGTGAGGACTTCAACACTGCATGGCAGGCATTGTTCGAATCTCGCTGGCCCCTCCATGATAACACTGGACATGATGACTTGGTCACTGTAGATTGGCAGCAGCAATACTGGGAAAAGCATTTGCAAGA GTGCCTGGACGAAGCTGCAGAGGCTGCGTTGCTTCCTTCATTTCGTGGGAGTATTGGTGAGCTAAGTATGTCAG ATAAAATAATGAGTTCTGTTTACCTCAGTGAGAACATATCTCAGCAGTATTCAAGACTGTCATATCAATGGACTATACTTGGATCCTATGCAAG GTGCTTGAGATTTCAAAATGTGCTTTGCACGGCTGAAGTTTGT GACATGTTGCAACATAGCAGGCTAGAAATTTTGGTGTTCGTAAGAATCATATCAGAGCATGAG GTTAATGGTGTATGCCTGCTTCTGAGCTGCCATGCAAAGACATTGTTATCTCTTGAATTTATCCACTGCCAGCTTTATCCTGCAGTAATGGATAAAGTTTGCACAAGTCTCTGCCAGCCAGGATCCCAGAACTATAAGATTCAGTCCATTAGTATTAAATCCTCTCCCATTAGTGAAAGCAAGTCTCTAACCACCTCTGCTGGTCTATTAAATTTTCTGTCATATGCAAA GTGTCTGCAGTTGCTGTCATTTAACGATGCTAAGATGCAGCCATCATTTGCTAAGATGATTATTCGTACTCTCCTTGAATTTTCCTCTGGTTTACAAACGCTTGACATGTCAGAAAACAAT TTTGCAGGCTGGTTTTCTACTGTAGATAGAAGTTCTACGAGTTTATCATCAGCGCTGAAGTCAAATACATCCTTGAACTCCTTGACTGTTCTTAACCTAAA GGGAAACAATTTGCAGGAGGGTGACATGGAGGATGTATGCAAAATTCTAGCAAAGATGTCTAGTTTGATTAGTTTAGATATAAGCGACAACCCAATCACTGATGAGGGTATCAG GTACCTTATTCCTTTCCTTGAATTGGCTCTTCAAAGGGGGAATCCACTCCGGAGATTAAGAGCAGAGAACTGTGATTTGTCCAGTTTTGGTGTGACTAAACTTCTTGACTGCCTCGCATCGATTAATAAACCACTTGATATGCTGTCTATAGCAGATAATCATCTTGGGAG CTCTGTGGCAGCTACATTGGTGAAATTCCTGGGTTCACATGTAAGGGAGTTAAATGTTGAAGACATCGGCCTAGGACCAATAGGCTTCCAAATACTTGAGGAAGCATTGCCAAGGAAAGTAAAACTCTCCCACATCAACATCAG TAAGAACCGCGGTGGGATAGGAACTGCGCACTTCATCTCCAGGCTGATACTGCAAGCGCCAAACCTTGTATCAGTCGATGCAGGATCTAACCTTCTACCTCCTGAATCATTGGAAGTGATTTGTAATGCATTGAAGCAAACAACAT GTAACTTGACGCGACTAGACCTGATGGGCAACCTGCAATTGTCGAGTGACATCTTTCCTGCAGTGTTTGAGTTCAAGAAGCGCGGAAAGCCAATCCTGCTTGTTCCATTGCAGCAAGGTAGCTGTGCTCCCTACGATGCCGACCCGTAA
- the LOC123187408 gene encoding uncharacterized protein isoform X2, which produces MAAVRAKAAPPTLLSLCLQAVAAHLTADAAGAGRSGGCSAHFDGFVQEHEEEGGGGHLAPEQVAEALPWELLHQLASSLPSFALELLHHGAHARCCSSTSLTDRFGKADGNRRGTKRSRCEDFNTAWQALFESRWPLHDNTGHDDLVTVDWQQQYWEKHLQECLDEAAEAALLPSFRGSIGELSMSDKIMSSVYLSENISQQYSRLSYQWTILGSYARCLRFQNVLCTAEVCDMLQHSRLEILVFVRIISEHEVNGVCLLLSCHAKTLLSLEFIHCQLYPAVMDKVCTSLCQPGSQNYKIQSISIKSSPISESKSLTTSAGLLNFLSYAKYLIPFLELALQRGNPLRRLRAENCDLSSFGVTKLLDCLASINKPLDMLSIADNHLGSSVAATLVKFLGSHVRELNVEDIGLGPIGFQILEEALPRKVKLSHINISKNRGGIGTAHFISRLILQAPNLVSVDAGSNLLPPESLEVICNALKQTTCNLTRLDLMGNLQLSSDIFPAVFEFKKRGKPILLVPLQQGSCAPYDADP; this is translated from the exons ATGGCTGCTGTCCGCGCGAAGGCGGCGCCGCCCACTCTGCTGTCGCTGTGCTTGCAGGCGGTCGCCGCGCATCTCACCGCCGACGCAGCCGGCGCGGGTCGATCTGGTGGGTGCAGCGCTCATTTCGACGGGTTCGTCCAGGAGCACGAGGAGGAGGGGGGTGGCGGCCACCTCGCGCCGGAGCAGGTCGCGGAGGCGCTGCCTTGGGAGCTTCTCCACCAGCTGGCGTCTTCTCTGCCGTCGTTCGCTCTCGAACTGCTCCATCACGGCGCCCATGCCCG ATGCTGCTCTTCCACTTCCCTTACGGATCGATTCGGAAAGGCCGACGGCAATAGACGTGGGACTAAACGTTCAAG GTGTGAGGACTTCAACACTGCATGGCAGGCATTGTTCGAATCTCGCTGGCCCCTCCATGATAACACTGGACATGATGACTTGGTCACTGTAGATTGGCAGCAGCAATACTGGGAAAAGCATTTGCAAGA GTGCCTGGACGAAGCTGCAGAGGCTGCGTTGCTTCCTTCATTTCGTGGGAGTATTGGTGAGCTAAGTATGTCAG ATAAAATAATGAGTTCTGTTTACCTCAGTGAGAACATATCTCAGCAGTATTCAAGACTGTCATATCAATGGACTATACTTGGATCCTATGCAAG GTGCTTGAGATTTCAAAATGTGCTTTGCACGGCTGAAGTTTGT GACATGTTGCAACATAGCAGGCTAGAAATTTTGGTGTTCGTAAGAATCATATCAGAGCATGAG GTTAATGGTGTATGCCTGCTTCTGAGCTGCCATGCAAAGACATTGTTATCTCTTGAATTTATCCACTGCCAGCTTTATCCTGCAGTAATGGATAAAGTTTGCACAAGTCTCTGCCAGCCAGGATCCCAGAACTATAAGATTCAGTCCATTAGTATTAAATCCTCTCCCATTAGTGAAAGCAAGTCTCTAACCACCTCTGCTGGTCTATTAAATTTTCTGTCATATGCAAA GTACCTTATTCCTTTCCTTGAATTGGCTCTTCAAAGGGGGAATCCACTCCGGAGATTAAGAGCAGAGAACTGTGATTTGTCCAGTTTTGGTGTGACTAAACTTCTTGACTGCCTCGCATCGATTAATAAACCACTTGATATGCTGTCTATAGCAGATAATCATCTTGGGAG CTCTGTGGCAGCTACATTGGTGAAATTCCTGGGTTCACATGTAAGGGAGTTAAATGTTGAAGACATCGGCCTAGGACCAATAGGCTTCCAAATACTTGAGGAAGCATTGCCAAGGAAAGTAAAACTCTCCCACATCAACATCAG TAAGAACCGCGGTGGGATAGGAACTGCGCACTTCATCTCCAGGCTGATACTGCAAGCGCCAAACCTTGTATCAGTCGATGCAGGATCTAACCTTCTACCTCCTGAATCATTGGAAGTGATTTGTAATGCATTGAAGCAAACAACAT GTAACTTGACGCGACTAGACCTGATGGGCAACCTGCAATTGTCGAGTGACATCTTTCCTGCAGTGTTTGAGTTCAAGAAGCGCGGAAAGCCAATCCTGCTTGTTCCATTGCAGCAAGGTAGCTGTGCTCCCTACGATGCCGACCCGTAA